In Klebsiella aerogenes, the DNA window ACCAGCACAGTTAATTATGATTTAACCTACGAGTAAGTAATATCATTCACTTCCCTGATTGACTTTGAGTTTTTATTTATGAGAATCATACGTAATATTGGCAGTAAATCTTCACTGGCGTGCCTGGTATTTATTTCAGCGGTGTTATTCAGCGCGGATACTTGCGCCAGTATTGTTGTTGATGGCACCAGGGTGATATATCAGGGAAGTAAAAATGAAGTGACGGTGAATGTCACCAACAAAAATAAAGCGCCGGTTTTAATTCAAAGCTGGATCGATCGTGGTGATGAGCAAGCGGCACCGGAAAAAATTTCAGTGCCGTTTGTGCTCACTCCGCCCATCAACAGGGTTGAGCCGAATAATAGCCAGACGATACGTATCAGCTACACCGGCGTTCCCGCACTACCTACCGACAAAGAGTCCGTTTTTTGGCTGAATATCCTTGAGGTTCCTTCCAAAGCGAAAAACAGCGGTGAGGTAAAACAGAAACTTAATGTGGTATTCCGCACCCGAATTAAGCTTTTTTATCGTCCGGAAGGGCTGGAAGGCGACAGTATCAGTGCGGTGGATGAACTGCACTGGCGCCTGAACAACAGTAACGTCATGGTGATTAATAATTCAAAATATAATATTTCACTGCTGAATATTAGTTACCAGGGTAAAGGCGTTAATAGCGAAGTCAAAGGCAAGATGATTGCCCCCGGGGAATCACAAACCTATCCGTTAAAAAATACGGGCAGCATTAGCAACCTGTCATTTAGTACCGTCAATGATTATGGCGCTTTAGTTAACCACAAAGCGAAAAGTTAATTTCTGCTGACAAGGACGTTGGTGGCTTTATGATGATAAATGGAGGCAGCTTTTCTCGCATTCACCTGTATTGTCTTTCCGCGTTTATTCTGTTCTCGCCTTATTGTGCCAGCGGCAGTGAAATTAGCAGTGCGGCCACCGGTGAGAAAAATACAGAAACATCAGTAGAACCTGCCACAGAAGAAGCCGTGGAGTTCGATCCGCAGTTGTTACGTCAGGAAAGAAATTCGCAGGCTATTGATGTCAGCCGTTTTGCCTATGGCGCGAGCGTGATGCCGGGAAAATACCGCATTGATATTCTGGTCAATCAACAACCTGTTGCTCATGACGAGGTGGTATTTACGGAAGGCCATAACAAAATTGTGACACCGTGTTTAACCCCCAAAATAGTTAAGCTCATCAAACTCAATGTCGAGAAACTGCCGTTTGACAGCCGGGAAGATATAACGGCACCAGGGGCCTGTACCGATCTGGCGCATCTGCTGCCGGGTGCCAGCGTTAAGTTTAATGCGGACAAACAGCAGCTTGATATTAATGTGCCGCAAATCTACATGCAGCACATTTCACGGGGCAGCGTGGATCCGGCAATGTGGGACAGCGGCGTACCGGCGCTGATGCTGGGTTACTATATGAATGGCTATGAGTCGCATTATGACAATGCGGAAACGTCCCGTTCATTCTATTCCTCTCTCAATGCCGGGCTGAATATTGGCAAATGGTATCTCCGGCACAACGGCTCGTATAACTGGGATCAGGACGCCGGGGGCCATTATCAGAGCAGCAATACTTATTTGCAGCGCGATACAGAATTTGTGAATGGCCGCCTCTATCTGGGGCAGTACTACACGTCCGGGCAGATGTTTAATTCGCTCTCGTTTACCGGCGCGCAGCTGGCCACCGACGATCGCATGCTACCGGCCTCGCAGCGGGGCTATGCGCCGGAAATCCGGGGGGTGGCGAAAACCAATGCTAAAGTCACGGTGCGTCAGTCGGGAAATATCATCTATCAGACCACCGTTGCGCCGGGGGCCTTCCTCATCGACGACTTAGGGCCGACCGGTTATGGCGGCGATCTGGATGTGACCGTTGACGAGGCGGATGGCTCATCTCAACAATACACTGTCCCGTATTCTTCGCTGGCGCTGTCGCTACGGCCCGGTGCGCAGCAGTTTACCGCCACGGTTGGTGAGCTGCGTAATTACTACAGTACATCCGAAACGCCGCGCTTCCTGGAAACCACCTGGATGCGTGGTATCACCAATATCCTGACCACCTATGCCGGGGTTCAGTACAGCGAGGATTATCAGGCGGGGCTGATTGGCGGTGCGGTGGGAACGCCTGTCGGCGCGATCAGCGTCGATGTCACCCAGGCACGTAGCCACCTCGGCGGCGAAGCGGGCGATTTATCCGGGCAAAGTTACCGCGTTAACTACAGCAAACTGATTGATGCCACTAACAGTAACATCACCATCTCGACCTATCGCTATTCCAGCTCCGGCTATATGGACTTCCAGACCGCGGTGCAGACACGCGACGCCATTCATCATGGCGACAGCCCGGACACCGTCTGGCGATCAAAGAACCAGTTCTGGGTTAGCCTGAACCAGGGGCTGCCGGCAGGCCTGGGTAATCTGTATATCAGCGCATCGGTGCAGAATTACTGGAATGACGGCGGCGGCTATGACACGCAGTACCAGGCAGGGTACTCCAACAGCTATAAATGGCTGAACTACAGCATCAACGCCAGCCGAAATAAGAGCGGAAATGGTGTGGACCAGACCAGTTGGTATCTGATGTTGTCAATGCCCCTCTGGCCGGGCCACGCTAAAGCGCCGTATGTCAGTATGCGTTACAACAACGACAGCGATGGCAACCAGGGCGAGCAGGCGACCCTTTCCGGCTCACTCGGGGATGATAACCAGTATGGTTATAGCATCAGCGGCAGCCATGATGACTATTCCGGCAGCTCCGGCAGCGTGAGCGGCTCGTGGTCAGGCAGCAAAGCGACGCTCAACGGCAGCTACAGTACCGGTAAGGGCTATAGCAGTTCATCCGCCGGGATGTCCGGGGGGATGGTGATTCACTCCGGTGGCGTGACGTTCTCACCGTCGAACAGCGATAGCTATGCCCTGATTGAGGCGAAAGGGGCAGAGGGGGCGCGGGTGTCCGGCAGTTCTGGTTCTACGATAGATTCATCGGGTTATGCGCTGGCGCCGTCGCTGATGCCTTATCAGCAAAACCATGTCTCCATTGACCCGCAGGGTTCTGACTTAGGCGTGGAGTTCGAAAACACCGCGAAGGATGTGGTGCCGCGGGACGGGGCGGTGGTCAAAGTGAAGTTTAATACCCGTACCGGCACGCCGCTGCTGATCGTTTCCACCTGGAATGGGGAGCCGTTGCCGTTCGGGGCCGATATTTTTGATGATGATAATACGCATATCGGTGCGGTATCACAGGGTGGGGTGATATACGTGAAAGTGAGTAAAGCGAAAGGCCGGTTAACCGTGAAATGGGGCGAGGATAACCGCAGCCAGTGTCAGGTGGCGTATACGCTGGATGCCTCCGATCCGAATAAGAACAGCAAAAATGCGATTCAGCGTTTTAGCAGTGTGTGCCAGTAGAGGAAGTTATGTCTTTTAATAAAATGTTTTTTGTGAAGATTATATTTTTAGTTTTTTTCTTTCATGCTGAATCGGTATTTGCAGCGTCCATTGATTGTGAGCCCACAGATGATCCATGGTCCAAAATTCATGTTCCCTTTGAACTTATGCCTTCGGATATAAAAATTACAGTTGGGACAAGTATACCTGACTATACTGCACTTTATACGTTCAAATCGGTGGCTGTATTGAATGCGTCGGCTAACTGTACGGGAGGGCTTTATAGTGATTTGGGCATGTTATCAAGCCCAACCTTAATCACCAATAAATCTGGTAATAATATATTTCCGACAAATGTCCCAGGTATTGGTGTTTCGGTAAGTGATCCTGTTCATGCTAATTTTTCGTATAAGGCTTTCCCAAATATTCATGGGGGTACTGGTAGGTATGCGTCCGGTAATGTTATGTATGTTGATGTTACCTTTTGGAAGGTTCCCGGAATTATTCCTTTGGCTTCAGGTCCTATTACAGTAACAGGACCTGAAATGGCTATCTTTCTTGATGATTTCGGTTATACGCTGACAAGCCAGTACCCTGAACGAATTGTCTCAATTTACTCAGAAGGTGGTGGGGGGAATGGTAAGGCATACGTTTCAGGTTCCCGTATACTCACAGCATCATTTATCTTTCAGCCAGGAACGTGCAATGTTCAGGGTGATAACGTCAATGTTGATATGGGGAAATATGATGGCTTGAACGGCCATTCGGACTGGAAGGATGCAAGCTTTCATTTGGTTTGCCCGGATGGTTACGGCTACGGAGGCACCTACGATACTAAACAATTAGACCCACATTCTAATTATTATAATATCTCACCGGGTGGGTCATACACCGCGAATAATCAACTAAATGGTCGCGTTCAGGTTAAAATTATCCCTTTAAATAGTGAAGTGATTGACGCAAACCGGGGCATTATCGCGCTTGATGGCAGCGGTGCTCAGGGTTATGGCATTCAGCTGGCATGGGGAGATTACAGCACACAAACGACCGGCGATGATCCTGCCTCCCCGGTCATATTAGGGACCCCGGTAGATGCAAATACGCTGAACTCAGCATTTAGCAAGAACAGTACGCCCATTGGTGGCAATGCTTTTACTGGCGGGGATAACACCATCAAAATGGCGGCGCGTTATGTCCGAACGACAGGAGATGCCATGTATGGCTCCGCGAACGCCATCGTGCAGGTGATTGCGAATTACCAATAAACAGCATCCGTGATTCCTGAAAAATCGGGGGATAGGTTTCCGTATGGTGACATGACCAGCGGCACGGTTCCGATTGCCTTATCGAAACCTCCACTAAACACGCATCGATTCTGCTGCCAGCCGCTGCGAGGCAGAGATCCGATGCGTAATGAATGCTATTTCTGAATGGCGCTGCTTTATTATCCCAAAGTGTTTTATAATGTCGATGAACCATGGGTTCATCAGTTTCGCCCAACATTTTAAAATACCTATAATTCGGGGTGATGATGAGTAGCCAGCTACCGAACATTCGTAAGAGCAAACCAACAAAAGACATTGCAGATATCATTGATGCCCTGAAAGATAGAGTAAAAGTGCGGCATGGGCAGAAGAACAGGCGAGTTTCTCTTAATTTCCAGGGTAAAAAACAGGTCATCCTGTTAATCGAGGGTCATATCTCCCTGGCCCGACAGCAGGATTTAAGAACGCTATCGACCATGCGAGCACCTGTTGTGCTGGGGACGGGGGTGCCAGAGGACCAGGCCGATTATTTCATAATCCGGGCCATCAGCGAAATTAAGTATGCCCTGATACCCATTGAACTTTTCAATCAATACCTTGAA includes these proteins:
- a CDS encoding fimbria/pilus periplasmic chaperone — translated: MLFSADTCASIVVDGTRVIYQGSKNEVTVNVTNKNKAPVLIQSWIDRGDEQAAPEKISVPFVLTPPINRVEPNNSQTIRISYTGVPALPTDKESVFWLNILEVPSKAKNSGEVKQKLNVVFRTRIKLFYRPEGLEGDSISAVDELHWRLNNSNVMVINNSKYNISLLNISYQGKGVNSEVKGKMIAPGESQTYPLKNTGSISNLSFSTVNDYGALVNHKAKS
- a CDS encoding fimbrial biogenesis outer membrane usher protein; protein product: MMINGGSFSRIHLYCLSAFILFSPYCASGSEISSAATGEKNTETSVEPATEEAVEFDPQLLRQERNSQAIDVSRFAYGASVMPGKYRIDILVNQQPVAHDEVVFTEGHNKIVTPCLTPKIVKLIKLNVEKLPFDSREDITAPGACTDLAHLLPGASVKFNADKQQLDINVPQIYMQHISRGSVDPAMWDSGVPALMLGYYMNGYESHYDNAETSRSFYSSLNAGLNIGKWYLRHNGSYNWDQDAGGHYQSSNTYLQRDTEFVNGRLYLGQYYTSGQMFNSLSFTGAQLATDDRMLPASQRGYAPEIRGVAKTNAKVTVRQSGNIIYQTTVAPGAFLIDDLGPTGYGGDLDVTVDEADGSSQQYTVPYSSLALSLRPGAQQFTATVGELRNYYSTSETPRFLETTWMRGITNILTTYAGVQYSEDYQAGLIGGAVGTPVGAISVDVTQARSHLGGEAGDLSGQSYRVNYSKLIDATNSNITISTYRYSSSGYMDFQTAVQTRDAIHHGDSPDTVWRSKNQFWVSLNQGLPAGLGNLYISASVQNYWNDGGGYDTQYQAGYSNSYKWLNYSINASRNKSGNGVDQTSWYLMLSMPLWPGHAKAPYVSMRYNNDSDGNQGEQATLSGSLGDDNQYGYSISGSHDDYSGSSGSVSGSWSGSKATLNGSYSTGKGYSSSSAGMSGGMVIHSGGVTFSPSNSDSYALIEAKGAEGARVSGSSGSTIDSSGYALAPSLMPYQQNHVSIDPQGSDLGVEFENTAKDVVPRDGAVVKVKFNTRTGTPLLIVSTWNGEPLPFGADIFDDDNTHIGAVSQGGVIYVKVSKAKGRLTVKWGEDNRSQCQVAYTLDASDPNKNSKNAIQRFSSVCQ
- a CDS encoding helix-turn-helix domain-containing protein, encoding MMSSQLPNIRKSKPTKDIADIIDALKDRVKVRHGQKNRRVSLNFQGKKQVILLIEGHISLARQQDLRTLSTMRAPVVLGTGVPEDQADYFIIRAISEIKYALIPIELFNQYLEEFNLWKQQTANLTWMLMSYHLYNNVLINNDHNKTARILLDALYKEPEIVRANTTVLAYLQERTLLSRSWIMRFISDLKKSGYLETKKGILIKINK